A portion of the Lolium rigidum isolate FL_2022 chromosome 1, APGP_CSIRO_Lrig_0.1, whole genome shotgun sequence genome contains these proteins:
- the LOC124650398 gene encoding BTB/POZ and MATH domain-containing protein 1-like, whose protein sequence is MVATQRQVVNTSSRCTPGIARGTHSFEIIGYSLHKGIGRGNCICSDTFSVGGYEWCIRYYPDGYKEDEEYVSAFVELISNDGEVRVLSDLSLVKEDSGLPLSGVSQETPTLLTAGSYRGYSKFMKRSELEASPYLRDDRLVIKCEITVIKEPRVRQTSSVFEALVPPSDLSDNLGKLLEAQDEADVVFKLKGEAFPAHKIILAMRSPVFKAQFYGPMSDKSMPNIEIEDIQPAIFKALLHFIYTDSLPSMDGLDDVDKEEMVKHLLVAADRYAIERMKMLCQSILCKNIDVESVATTLALADQHHCSMLKDACVEFIISSGRMNDVLASQGYVHLKQSRPAVFVDIFEKLAMFHNI, encoded by the coding sequence ATGGTTGCAACCCAGAGGCAAGTTGTGAACACATCATCGAGGTGCACCCCGGGGATAGCGCGGGGCACACACTCGTTCGAGATCATTGGGTACAGCCTGCACAAGGGCATTGGTAGAGGCAATTGTATATGTTCCGATACCTTCTCCGTTGGCGGCTACGAATGGTGCATCCGCTACTACCCTGATGGTTACAAAGAGGACGAAGAGTACGTCTCCGCCTTTGTCGAGCTCATCAGCAATGATGGCGAGGTGAGGGTCCTCTCGGACTTGAGCCTGGTGAAGGAGGACTCCGGGCTGCCCTTGTCAGGGGTCTCCCAGGAAACGCCAACATTATTAACAGCTGGATCCTATCGGGGCTACTCAAAGTTCATGAAAAGGAGCGAGCTGGAAGCATCACCATACCTGCGGGACGACCGCCTCGTGATCAAGTGTGAAATCACTGTCATCAAGGAACCACGGGTGAGGCAGACCTCATCGGTCTTTGAGGCCCTGGTGCCGCCCTCTGACTTGTCAGATAATCTGGGCAAATTGCTGGAGGCACAGGATGAAGCTGATGTGGTTTTCAAGCTTAAAGGTGAGGCATTCCCTGCTCACAAGATCATCCTCGCAATGCGATCCCCAGTATTCAAGGCGCAGTTCTACGGGCCAATGAGTGACAAGTCGATGCCAAACATAGAAATTGAAGACATCCAGCCTGCTATTTTCAAAGCCCTGCTTCACTTCATATACACAGATTCATTGCCTTCAATGGATGGTCTTGATGATGTTGACAAGGAAGAAATGGTGAAGCACTTACTCGTGGCTGCAGATAGGTATGCAATTGAAAGGATGAAGATGTTATGCCAAAGCATTCTCTGCAAGAATATTGATGTTGAGAGTGTGGCGACCACATTGGCTCTGGCTGATCAGCATCACTGCAGCATGCTCAAAGATGCTTGCGTCGAATTTATCATCTCTTCTGGCAGAATGAACGATGTGTTGGCAAGCCAAGGGTATGTACACCTGAAACAGTCAAGACCTGCTGTGTTTGTTGATATCTTTGAGAAGTTAGCCATGTTTCACAATATTTAG
- the LOC124680331 gene encoding putative low molecular weight protein-tyrosine-phosphatase slr0328, translating into MVAAAFASTSAAAAAYSSLAPNPTARDPVRRRTTPLVRTATNRHVHGRTATSLRQFRPRDRFVNPPRPLFAAAAEAEEMAAETSTDAKPFAVLFVCLGNICRSPAAEAVFRNLVNKRGLDSKFLIDSAGTIGYHEGNKADSRMIATSKKRGIEVTSISRPTRPSDFRDFDLILAMDRQNYEDILSSFERWKKKEPLPDSAPKKVKLMCSYCKRHKESEVPDPYYGGAKGFEKVLDLLEDACESLLDDILAENANISA; encoded by the exons ATGGTCGCGGCGGCCTTCGCgtcgacctccgccgccgccgccgcgtactCCTCCTTGGCTCCGAACCCGACAGCGCGAGACCCGGTTAGGAGGCGCACTACTCCACTTGTGAGGACAGCCACCAATCGCCACGTGCACGGACGCACCGCGACCAGTCTCCGCCAGTTTCGCCCCCGCGACCGGTTCGTAAACCCTCCTCGCCCcctattcgcggcggcggcggaagcggaggagatgGCTGCGGAGACGAGCACCGACGCCAAGCCCTTCGCCGTCCTCTTCGTCTGCCTCG GGAACATTTGTAGGAGCCCGGCTGCTGAGGCGGTCTTCCGGAACCTCGTAAACAAGCGTGGGCTTGATTCCAAGTTTCTCATAGACTCTGCTGGTACGATCGGTTATCACGAG GGAAATAAAGCTGACTCAAGGATGATAGCAACTTCCAAGAAGCGGGGGATTGAGGTGACCTCGATATCCAGGCCTACCAGACCCTCAGACTTCCGAGATTTTGATCTCATCCTTGCAATGGATAGGCAGAACTATG AAGACATTTTGAGCTCATTTGAGAGATGGAAAAAGAAGGAACCCCTCCCAGACAGTGCACCTAAGAAG GTTAAGCTGATGTGCTCCTATTGCAAGCGACATAAGGAGTCCGAAGTCCCAGATCCTTACTATGGTGGTGCTAAGGGATTCGAGAAG GTACTGGATCTACTGGAAGATGCATGCGAGTCGTTACTTGATGACATCTTGGCAGAGAATGCAAACATTTCTGCTTGA